One segment of Anomalospiza imberbis isolate Cuckoo-Finch-1a 21T00152 chromosome 2, ASM3175350v1, whole genome shotgun sequence DNA contains the following:
- the LOC137469769 gene encoding olfactory receptor 10AC1-like, whose amino-acid sequence MPCEGCMERDNVSTDATMEFLLLGFSELLHLRVLLFLIFLIVHLVTLAGNMMIFMAVVMDPSRPPMLFFLCQLSAVELCYTLVIVPKALLGLAAAGGSSISVLGCAAQMLLFVALGGAECFLLAAMSYDRYVAICQPLRYAALMSEGLCLRLALTGALAAFAAALALTVAVFRLPFCQSRRIEHFFCDVPAVLHLACAQGYTAELLLLATCVLLLLLPLLLILASYLRIAVALFGVTSPVGRGKAFSTCISHLAITLLHYGCATFIYIRPMSSYSPARDKVVSLVYTNITPLMYPLIYSLRNKEIRGILRKMLRRKKIAQVNWDTITVVMCVCVCVVNFSRTNTCLLENSPITRSPQNSQTQISRQNSISITTFMRKSYICSKKIPNITLDLKENASVSCEDEEP is encoded by the coding sequence ATGCCATGTGAAGGCTGCATGGAGAGGGACAATGTGAGCACTGATGCAACCATGGAGTTCCTCCTGCTCGGCTTCTCCGAGCTGCTCCATCTGCGGGTCCTGCTCTTCCTTATCTTTCTCATTGTTCATTTGGTCACATTGGCAGGGAATATGATGATCTTCATGGCGGTGGTGATGGACCCCTCACGTCCCCCcatgcttttcttcctctgccaaCTCTCTGCCGTCGAGCTCTGCTACACTTTAGTCATTGTCCCAAAGGCACTGCTCGGCCTGGCAGCGGCGGGCGGCAGCTCCATCTCGGTGCTGGGCTGTGCCGCACAGATGCTCCTCTTCGTGGCCCTCGGCGGGGCCGAGTGTTTCCTGCTGGCAGCGATGTCCTATGACCGCTACGTGGCCATCTGCCAGCCCCTGCGCTACGCGGCCCTGATGAGCGAGGGGCTGTGCCTGCGGCTGGCCCTCACCGGCGCCCTGGCAGCCTTCGCCGCTGCCCTGGCCTTGACGGTGGCCGTGTTCCGCCTGCCCTTCTGCCAGTCCCGCCGCATCGAGCACTTCTTCTGCGATgtgcctgcagtgctgcaccTGGCCTGCGCTCAGGGCTACACcgctgagctgctcctgctggctaCCTGcgtgctcctcctgctgctccccttgCTCCTAATCCTGGCCTCGTACCTTCGCATTGCTGTGGCTTTGTtcggtgtcacctcccctgtGGGAAGGGGTAAGgccttttccacctgcattTCACACCTGGCCATCACCTTACTGCACTACGGCTGTGCCACCTTCATCTACATTCGCCCTATGTCCAGTTACTCACCAGCTCGGGACAAGGTGGTGTCTCTGGTCTACACCAACATTACTCCTTTAATGTATCCCCTCATTTATAGCCTGAGGAACAAGGAGATCAGAGGGATCCTCAGGAAAATgctgaggaggaagaaaatagcTCAGGTGAACTGGGATACTATCACAGTtgtgatgtgtgtgtgtgtgtgtgtggtaaATTTTAGTAGAACAAACACATGCTTGTTGGAAAACAGCCCCATAACCAGATCACCACAGAATTCACAAACGCAAATATCCAGACAGAATTCTATATCCATCACTACATTTATGAGAAAAAGTTATATCTGctcaaaaaaaatccccaacataACGCTTGATCTAAAGGAAAATGCTTCAGTGAGTTGTGAGGATGAAGAGCCTTGA